A single window of Pyrus communis chromosome 10, drPyrComm1.1, whole genome shotgun sequence DNA harbors:
- the LOC137746411 gene encoding ribosomal RNA small subunit methyltransferase, mitochondrial-like — protein MLRVLKPLSGLSPKQQSIGQLQSRYRYRRHPKNDGGGGGVWKTEEKKDGYLQLHKSKGQHLLTNQRILDSIVRKSAIKPTDTVLEIGPGTGNLTLKLLEAAQRVVAVELDKRMVEVLQKRVAESGVQDRLTVICKDALKAEFPPFDLVVANIPYGISSPLVAKLVYGARPFRSATLLLQKEFARRLLAKPGDSEFNRLAVNVNLVADVEFFMDVSKREFVPSPKVDSSVVIIRPKAEIPNVDLNEWWAFTKACFCKKNKTLGATFKQKKKVMELLGMSKLAGSNGDSKDYISGTDNDDDEGESDEEEFSPSPCSEMGASSFKEKLMGVLKSSDFEDKRPSKLSNEELLHLLALFNQAGIYFHDQSKSRNAENESLTVAYS, from the exons ATGCTTCGAGTCCTAAAACCTCTTTCTGGACTCAGCCCCAAGCAACAATCAATTGGGCAGCTGCAATCGAGGTACAGATATCGCCGCCACCCGAAAAACGATGGTGGCGGCGGTGGCGTTTGGAAAACAGAGGAGAAGAAGGATGGTTATTTGCAGTTGCACAAGAGCAAAGGGCAGCACCTCTTAACCAATCAACGAATTCTCGACAGTATTGTTCGAAAATCCGCAATAAAACCCACCGACACCGTCCTCGAGATCGGACCCGGCACTGGAAATCTCACCCTCAAGCTTCTAGAAGCCGCCCAGAGGGTCGTCGCCGTCGAACTTGATAAGCGGATGGTGGAGGTTCTTCAAAAGCGAGTTGCGGAGAGTGGGGTTCAAGATCGTTTGACT GTTATCTGTAAAGATGCATTGAAGGCGGAGTTTCCACCGTTTGATCTTGTTGTGGCTAACATTCCATACGGAATATCTTCGCCTCTGGTGGCTAAATTGGTGTACGGGGCAAGGCCGTTTCGGAGCGCCACACTACTGCTGCAAAAGGAGTTTGCGAGGAGATTGTTGGCTAAGCCAGGTGACTCGGAGTTCAACCGCTTGGCTGTGAATGTGAACCTGGTGGCGGATGTGGAGTTTTTCATGGATGTGAGCAAGAGGGAGTTTGTTCCTTCCCCAAAAGTCGATTCATCTGTGGTTATAATTAGGCCGAAAGCTGAGATTCCGAATGTTGATCTAAACGAATGGTGGGCTTTCACAAAAGCTTGTTTCTGTAAGAAGAACAAGACGCTTGGAGCTACATTCAAGCAGAAGAAAAAGGTGATGGAGCTACTGGGGATGTCCAAACTGGCAGGCTCAAATGGTGACAGCAAAGATTATATTAGCGGCACTGACAATGACGACGATGAAGGAGAGAGTGATGAAGAGGAGTTTTCTCCGTCTCCTTGCTCGGAAATGGGGGCAAGTTCTTTCAAGGAGAAGTTAATGGGGGTTCTGAAATCATCTGATTTCGAAGACAAGAGGCCTTCGAAGCTGTCGAATGAGGAGTTACTTCATCTACTGGCATTGTTTAATCAAGCGGGAATATATTTTCATGATCAGTCCAAAAGTAGGAATGCAGAGAATGAATCACTTACTGTTGCTTACAGTTGA